One Drosophila subpulchrella strain 33 F10 #4 breed RU33 chromosome 2R, RU_Dsub_v1.1 Primary Assembly, whole genome shotgun sequence genomic window, GGACGATGGTAACCTATCCACCGTGATCTGTGAGCGAAAACCGGATGCAGTTGCTGCCCAAAAGGAATGCTGCGCCTGCGATGAGGCCAAGTATAGCGTAAGTCGGGGGAAGAGCTCATAAATCCCCGGGATTTCATGATTTCGTCTCCAATTTCCAGTTTGTTTTCGAGGGCATCTGGTCGAATGAAACCCATCCCAAGGACTATCCCTTTGCCATCTGGTTGACGCACTTTTCCGATGTGATTGGAGCCTCGCACGAGTCGAATTTCTCCTTCTGGGGTGAGAACCACATAGCCACCGCGGGATTCCGCTCCCTGGCGGAGTGGGGTTCCCCGACTGCCCTGGAAACAGAGCTGCGCGGAAATGGGCCCAAATTGCGCACCCTGATCAAGGCAGCCGGATTGTGGTACCCCCATGTCAACCAGAACACCTCCGCCAAGTTCCGTGTGGATCGCAAGCATCCCAAGGTATCGCTGGCGTCCATGTTTGGACCCTCCCCGGATTGGGTGGTGGGCATAAGTGGACTGGATCTCTGCACTGAGGATTGCAGCTGGAAGGAGTCACTGGACATTGATCTTTATCCCTGGGATGCAGGCACCGATAGTGGCATTTCCTACATGGTaacatttaaatgaaatatttatatacatttcaaatatttaatggaTCTTTTACGTCAGTCACCCAACTCGGAGACACAGCCGCCGGAGCGGATGTACCGCATCACCACCATGTATCCCGAGGATCCCAGGGCTCCCTTTTATAATCCCCAGAGCCACCAGATGACTCCCCTGGCCAAGTTGTACCTGCGACGTGAGAAGATTGTCTCCCGGAACTGCGATGATGAGTTCCTGCAGGCCCTCCAGTTGGAGGTGTCCGATGACGCCGAGGAGCAGGACACCAGAGGTGGGTTGGGATAACTTATAAAGTGTATCCCTGCATGAATCAACAGAGTGCGACACATTTAAAGTTTCGAATCATTTCCATTTACAGTATGACTAGAATGATTTTAAGAGTTTAACATAGTGTAAATCATAGTTTTCACTCTCCGAAGTGATAAGTTATTCTTAATTTAAGCTCAAAGCCCATTTGATTTATGTActttactttataaatttcTATATCCtgttctgaagaattcgcaGTTTTATGTCATGTACCATTCGCGTCTAAAGAATTCGCTCCCCAAACATAAATGCAACAGCGAATGTTCAGGGGAACATGGCCTAAAATTTAAGCGAATACAGTTTTTGTACTCTACAAAACATTCCCAAACTTATAATAAACTTTGTAATCCTTTCCAGCCGAATGCCGTGTGAGTGACTACTCCGCCTGGAGTCCCTGTTCCGTGAGCTGCGGCAAGGGAATACGCATGCGCAGCCGGCAGTACTTGTATCCCGCTGCAGCGGATAAGAGCAAGTGCGCCCGCCAACTGGTGTCCAAGGAGATGTGCGTGGCCTCCATACCCGAGTGTCCTAGTGGTGGTGGCTCATCCCAGCCCAGTGGTCGCGACGACGACGAGGGCGAGAACCTGGCCAACTCGCAGTCCCTGGTGGGCGACAATGGCGAGGGGGCCGGCATATGTAAGACCTCGCCCTGGAGCGTGTGGTCCGAGTGCTCGGCCAGCTGCGGCATTGGGATCACCATGCGGACGCGCACCTTCATCAACCACTTGGGACGCAAGCGATGCCCCCACATCACGGTGGTGGAGAAGAACAAGTGCATGCGGCCGGAGTGTAAGTTCGAGGAGGTGGAGCTGCCGGATCCGAACTGCCCCACCACCCAGTGGAGCGACTGGAGTCCCTGCACCTCGACCTGTGGCCGCGGAGTGACCATCCGCACCCGTGTGGTCCTGCTGGAGGACGGAGCCGATAAGGACAGCTGCACGCGACGCCTGGAGCTGCACCAGCAGAGGGAGTGCGTCAATCCCACGGACTGCCACATCAACGCGGAGCAGGCCAAGGTCATCTGCGTCCAGCCTCCAGATGTGGGTCCCTGCAGGGGCACCTACATGCGATATGCCTACGATCCGCAGAGCGAGCGCTGTAGCGCCTTCGCTTACGGAGGATGTCGTGGCAACCGGAACAACTTCCTCACGGAGAACGACTGCCTAAACACCTGCAATGCGGTCAGATTGGGGTATTCACCAAAAACTGAGCAACCCAAGGGGTGCGTTCTGTCCGATTGGTCCCCCTGGTCCTCCTGCAGTGTTAGTTGTGGAGTCGGGTCCTCCCAAAGCCATCGCCACGTGGTCAGCGAGCCCCAGAATGGCGGACAGCCGTGCTCCAAGCGTCTGACCAAGTCGCGTCCCTGCTCCATGCCGGCTTGCTAGGCAGGAATCGAATCCTTTTTATCCTCTGTTTCTCACTTCTTAAAAATGAAACTACTTCTGAAATTTTaaagacattttttaaaataaagtttttatcACAAtaggtttttatacccgttactcgtagagtaaaagggtatactagattcgtcggaaagtatgtaacaggcagaaggaagcgtttccgaccccataaggtatatatattcttgatcaggatcactagccgagtcgatctagccatgtccgtctgtccgtctgtccgtctgtccgtctgtctgtccgtccggatgaacgctgagatcttggaaactataagagctaggctattgagattaggcgtgcagattcctgagcttcttacgcagcgcaagtttgtttcagcagagtgccacgcccactctaacgcccacaaaccgcccaaaactgtggctcctgcagttttcatgctagaataaaaattttaactgaaatgtattattctcatcaatacctatcgattgacccaaaaaaagtttgccacgcccacttttacgcccacaaaccgcccacaaacttcaaaaaatcgtaaatatgaacgcggatatctcggaaaatatcaaagataagtaaatgggatttcagatttagattccgtaggattgagcgcagcgcaaatttgtcacgcgaatatgccacgcccactctaacgcccacaaaccgcccaagcctgtggcgcccacaatttccatgctagataaaaaattttaactgaaatgtattggtcttgtcaatacctatcgattgattcaaaaaaaactttgccacgcccacaacgcttaaatctgtctaccgccggtaggtggcgcatttcaatctcgctttgctgcttgcatatctccattttcctttggtccctttagctgagtaacgggtatctcatagtcgaggtactcgactatagcgttcttccttgtttaaccACCAATTTTCAGGCACCAGGCGAAAATAAACTGTTACTTTGTGTATATCGTGACAAGCTCGTGATTCGTCCAAAGTTGTCCATCTCTAGTCTGCGTTTAGCTTTCAACTAACGGTCCTTTCTCATGTATATCGATTTCTATTGGTCAGTAGGGAAGGGGAAATATGGAAAGGGCCgccattttgaaaaataacggtTCTACAAGTTAAGTATACGTAATAAGTATACGTAAATATCGCTTCCTACGTTTTCTCTATAGAAGCAAATTTATAATTGATAAGACAGCGTAAAACTGGTATTCCCCTTTATTGTTCCCGTATCGGTATAAATGCGACAAGTTAGCCAACTGTCACTTGCTATAATTTCTGTTTGCCTGGTGTCTGAGAGCCATAAATCCAACAATTTGACAGAAAATATGTTACGAatccatttattttattaaagtgAATAGCgatttttcaatttcaaaCACCAGGTGAGCAGGAAAATTCGTAGGTGGCCAACGATTAGTATTTAAGGCCTGTCTAGAGGTGTGCCACTTCAAAATATGTGGAGGCTTTGTTGGCGAACAAGCGATTGCCCATCTCTAGTCTGCTTAGACTAAACTAACGGTTGCCTTCTGCTACGGATTATGTTCCCATGGTGTCAAAGAGCAAGAATTTAGCCGTTAAACTCGCAAGTGCAGTTTAAtttcatacattttaaattcctAAAGCGCCTAGATGTAGGCATCAAATATGTTCATGTttgtttttgcaaaaaattgtcaaaaattaAAGCTTGCTGTTTTCAATTCCAATCGATAGGGAATTTAAAAACGAGTTTAACGGTGTATGGCATTCCATCTTCTAATGTTATTTCGCGCAATGGTGGTCAAAATTCCTGGCTGAAATATAcgattttgaattttgttgtccgtttgtccgtatgaacgctgtgatctcggaaactataagatctgcaatactgggattaggcatgcagattctagagattcctgcacagcgcaagtttgtttcgtcagtGAGCCACGTCTACTCCAAcccccacaaactgcccaagcctgtggcgcccacaattttcaggctttaaaaaaaaagttaactaaaatgtattcgtctcgtcaatacctatcgattgacccaaaaaaggtttgccatgcccactctaacacatGTACCTTCACGAATTTGTTGTGAAATTAATAtaaatctacattcaaataagTATACGTAAATATCGCTTGCTACGCTTTCTCTATAGaagcaaatttaaatttgataaGACAGCGTAAAACTGGTATTCCCCTTTATTGTTCCCTTATCGGTATAAATGCGACCCGTAGCGCATGCCATAGTTCAGTCACACAGAAAGCAACAAGTCGTAAAGTCAAATTAAAGtttttccttaattttaataataaaaatgggaTCTTCCTTGCAAAAACAGAGGTACAAGTGTTAAAGATTTGAAGTTTCATATACATTTTCGACAAGTGATTTAAATCGTTTTCGAGAACGTTCTTAACTAGTTTCTATGAGTTTTAAGAACACTCGTTTCAGTTTGATGCTTAGTAATAACCAAATACCTTACTGAAAATAGTCATTAGTCATCACAAATGAAATGTCCTTTTATAAAAAGTGCTTATGACTACAAAGCTATTTACACCACTTAAAGATACTACTTAGGATAGTTACATATATACCTATTCCTTGACGCTACTCAGATTAGACCACGCAGTAACGCATCAGGTACTGGCGggccttccacttgttcccATGGGCTCGGTATATGAGGTGCAGGTTGAAGGCCACCTCGTGCTGCAGACCCAGAGTGGCCTCGTGCTCCGCAATCAGCGGATGAAGTGGCACGGCCAGAGCCCTTTCATAGTACTCCACAGCCAGGTGCAGGATGTTGGCCTGGTGGTAGATACGTCCGATGTTGTAGAAGATCTCCTGCTGGGCGGCGCAGTCCCCGAACTGATGGCCCGCGGATCGCAGCTCCTTGTAGCGCTGGGCAAAGGCCACGGCCTGGGCCACAGAGGCCGACTTGCGGAGCACCTTCTTCTGCAGCGAAAGTTGGTTAAATGCCACGGCTATGCAGAGGGCCACCAGGGCATCGGGATTCTCGCGCAGAATGGGCATGTAGATGTTCAGGGCGTACTTGAAGGAGGCGCAGTTCAGGTGATAGTGGCCCTGGAAAATGCGCATCGGTTTGGTATCCACCGGATGGCGTTGCATCAGGCGGCGCATATAGCGATAGTAGCGAACCTCATCGCCCTTTTGAATCATCAGCGATAGCATATTCCACAAAGTAGTCTGGCTGGGCTGCTTGGCGATTAGCTCGCGCAGATACGAAAACGCTATGGCACAGTCATCGTTGTAGTAGCAGGTCAGCACCATAATCCTCTCGATCTCGTGGTGGTAGTATGTAAATCTCTTTGTGGTCACCATGGCAAAGCAGATCTTCTCGGCGGCGCTGTGCATGCCATGCTTAAAAGCCGTACGCACCAGCTCCTGGAAGAGGTTAAACTCATCCTTGACGGTCAGATCGGAGGTCTCAGTGGCGGCATTCTTGGCGGGATCCTTTAAGGAAATGTATCAAGCTGGGTTTATTACTCCCTTGAGCTCTACTCACCTGCAGATCCTGCTCCGCGGAACTATCCACCGCCTTGCTGCGCATCTGGATGATGGTTTTGAGGCTCTCAGAATTGTAGGCACTGCCTCCATTTGCGGCCGCCATCATTTCCTCGCGGTTGTACAGCTTGATTGAGTGCCGGCTGAGCAGGGCATAGCCCACGTCCAGGAACTCCTCGATTCTTCCGATCTGCTGCAGCATCACACACCTCTCGTACAATAGGCGGGCAATCAGAGGCTGGCCCTCGGCTTCGCCCGGCTGCTCCAGTGCCTGAACGGCCTCCTCGTGCCTGCCCTGCTGCTTCAGCAGTGCGGAGAGGGTGAACCGTGCGTCGTAGCAGAAGGGCGCCAGTTGCACCACCTTCTCGTAGCTCTGGATGGCCTCGTTGGTGCGGTTCAACTGGCGGAGGCACTCGGCCTGCCGCAGCCACACAAAGGCAGGGCACTCGACGGTGTCGCCATCGGTGATGGGACTCATCAGCGCAATGGCCTCGGCGTACTTGTGCTCCTGCATCAGAGCCTCCGTGATGTCCATGTACAGCTCCACTCTGTCCGCCGTCAGAGTGATGTGCTCCTGTACATTCTGAATGATGTAGCCCAGCAGGTGGTGTGCCCGCATGTGGATGAGGCTTACGCACAGCTTCGCCCGTAACTCGGGCACATAGTCATCCGGTATCTCGCAGAAGTAAATCAGCTCCAGACTCTCCTCTTGGTCGTTCTCCAGCTCAAAGTTGGTGCGCTCCCGCAGGCAGCGCAAAACCTTGGCATACTGCTTGTTCAGAATCAGCAGTTCCAGGTAGATGTTAATGTCCTCCAGAGTGAAGCGCCCTCCGCAAACGCTGTACGCCCCCTCCATGGCCTCCAAGGCCAGTGTGTGCTTCTCGAGGACATGAAAGTAGCGGGCCACGTTCTTGGCCGTGTTCAGGCACATCTTCCACTCGTCCGGCGGCATCAGGGGCAGCATCTTCAAGTAGGTAAACATCGAAGCGTTGGTCTCGCCCATTTTCTGCAGCAACTGCGCTTTTCGCAGCCGCAGTTGATACACCTTGGGCAGCATCTTGATGGCCTTTGTGTAGATAAGGCGGGCACGGGCCAGGTTGCCCTGCTGCACGAGGAGATCGGAGACCCGTATCCACATGTCCCGATCCTGGGGATTCAAGTGGGCGGCCAGCGTTGAGAAGTTAAGGAACTTGACCTCGTCGCGGTTCTCATAGATCTCGGCCAGGGTGTAGAAGGGTTCGCTGGCCAGCGGATTCTGCCGGATGATCTCCATGCAGATGCGCTCGGCGGTTTCAAAGCGTCCGTAGGCGAAGCTCAGGTTGGCCTCGCCCATCAGTCCCTGCAGGGCGGTGCTCAGCTGACTCTTCCGGAAGCCACCGCCGCCGGAACGACCACTTCCCGAGGACTTTTCCTGCGGGGCCTTAGCTTGAGCTGAAGTGCTGGGCTGCTCCACGCTGCTGGAGGCCGGTGCTGTTTCCAGaggctcctcctcctcctcgtcgctGGCCTCCAGCTTGGTGCAAAAGTCGGGGAACTCCAGGCACTGGACGCCCTGCACATAGCGCTTGATTAGAGCTCCTtcctcctcttcctcctcgAAGCTCCTGCGCTCGCCATCGGCGTCGCAGTCGATTATGTCCACCACGCGCAGCGGCTCCGTTTCCTGGAACTGCTCCAGCTCATTCTCCGGCACGTCGTTGCTGTCTATTTCCTCAATCAGGACCTCATTTGAGTCGGAATCCTCCATTTCTTCACCAACTGATATCGATTCCTTTACAATTTCAACCAGCTGATATCGATTTCTTTTTGTAAACAAACCTTTGAACTAGAGATGGCCCAAAAGTAGTGTTGCAAGCTGTTTCCACCTGGGCAATGCTGCCCAGCAGATGAACTATCGATATACAAAGCGATCGTTACTGATCGATAATCGTTGCTAAGCGCGCAAGCTCAAATGCGATTGGTCCTTCACTAGCCAAATTAACGGAACTTGAAATCATTTTGTTGTTTTCCCCGAAAAGCTGCGCGGCTTTCTTCATTTTTGTTTCAATTTATGTGATTTAAACCGAGTAAACTACTTTTAGCAACATAACAATGCACGGACCAGAGAATTTGGAGCTGGTAAGTGATTTGGCTAGCTATAGGTTATTAGCAGGTCCTAAACATTGGTTTTACAGTTGGATCGCCAGCTATCGTATA contains:
- the LOC119552183 gene encoding general transcription factor 3C polypeptide 3, whose product is MEDSDSNEVLIEEIDSNDVPENELEQFQETEPLRVVDIIDCDADGERRSFEEEEEEGALIKRYVQGVQCLEFPDFCTKLEASDEEEEEPLETAPASSSVEQPSTSAQAKAPQEKSSGSGRSGGGGFRKSQLSTALQGLMGEANLSFAYGRFETAERICMEIIRQNPLASEPFYTLAEIYENRDEVKFLNFSTLAAHLNPQDRDMWIRVSDLLVQQGNLARARLIYTKAIKMLPKVYQLRLRKAQLLQKMGETNASMFTYLKMLPLMPPDEWKMCLNTAKNVARYFHVLEKHTLALEAMEGAYSVCGGRFTLEDINIYLELLILNKQYAKVLRCLRERTNFELENDQEESLELIYFCEIPDDYVPELRAKLCVSLIHMRAHHLLGYIIQNVQEHITLTADRVELYMDITEALMQEHKYAEAIALMSPITDGDTVECPAFVWLRQAECLRQLNRTNEAIQSYEKVVQLAPFCYDARFTLSALLKQQGRHEEAVQALEQPGEAEGQPLIARLLYERCVMLQQIGRIEEFLDVGYALLSRHSIKLYNREEMMAAANGGSAYNSESLKTIIQMRSKAVDSSAEQDLQDPAKNAATETSDLTVKDEFNLFQELVRTAFKHGMHSAAEKICFAMVTTKRFTYYHHEIERIMVLTCYYNDDCAIAFSYLRELIAKQPSQTTLWNMLSLMIQKGDEVRYYRYMRRLMQRHPVDTKPMRIFQGHYHLNCASFKYALNIYMPILRENPDALVALCIAVAFNQLSLQKKVLRKSASVAQAVAFAQRYKELRSAGHQFGDCAAQQEIFYNIGRIYHQANILHLAVEYYERALAVPLHPLIAEHEATLGLQHEVAFNLHLIYRAHGNKWKARQYLMRYCVV
- the LOC119552101 gene encoding spondin-1, which produces MGQSLPLLIRLVVVVWLTISTVTACPRAPTHLNHGRRTRGDNGYKLIVADGPNGYVPGKTYNLLLLGSRTHTKIQHFTHFTIAAEAHTGARRPQAASPRRVGRFQLFSDSLTQFNDRCVNTVSEADDLPKTEVQVMWVAPEAGSGCVSLSAMVYEGPRAWFADDGNLSTVICERKPDAVAAQKECCACDEAKYSFVFEGIWSNETHPKDYPFAIWLTHFSDVIGASHESNFSFWGENHIATAGFRSLAEWGSPTALETELRGNGPKLRTLIKAAGLWYPHVNQNTSAKFRVDRKHPKVSLASMFGPSPDWVVGISGLDLCTEDCSWKESLDIDLYPWDAGTDSGISYMSPNSETQPPERMYRITTMYPEDPRAPFYNPQSHQMTPLAKLYLRREKIVSRNCDDEFLQALQLEVSDDAEEQDTRAECRVSDYSAWSPCSVSCGKGIRMRSRQYLYPAAADKSKCARQLVSKEMCVASIPECPSGGGSSQPSGRDDDEGENLANSQSLVGDNGEGAGICKTSPWSVWSECSASCGIGITMRTRTFINHLGRKRCPHITVVEKNKCMRPECKFEEVELPDPNCPTTQWSDWSPCTSTCGRGVTIRTRVVLLEDGADKDSCTRRLELHQQRECVNPTDCHINAEQAKVICVQPPDVGPCRGTYMRYAYDPQSERCSAFAYGGCRGNRNNFLTENDCLNTCNAVRLGYSPKTEQPKGCVLSDWSPWSSCSVSCGVGSSQSHRHVVSEPQNGGQPCSKRLTKSRPCSMPAC